A single Populus alba chromosome 7, ASM523922v2, whole genome shotgun sequence DNA region contains:
- the LOC118063220 gene encoding wall-associated receptor kinase-like 14 isoform X1 → MILQQESLVLFITIITIFIAATSSPTQKSNSSACESSCGTGKSVKVVPYPFGFSGGCPIILQCDHTAGDVKIGEFHVQNITPNVIVTNILADCNRSIARIKPLFGKNFAPSLNNSLLLQNCNKTLNSCVIPTSSLRRDLKLANCGDQNYDLNCYSQRRRGFDTLRYENMTSTTCKSVFSSLFIWWEGSAVSFQFERFELEWWLEGDYNTLCSNNANHTKVKLSNGGVGLRCHCADGFAGDGFAAGKGCRKGFPVSKCSASKYMSGECGGTTRVGVLVGGFIAGALLMAGLAFLCFYIRRKSTSLRNRLSAKRLLCEAAGNSSVPFFQYKDIEKATNGFSEKQRLGIGAYGTVYAGKLNSDDLVAIKKLRHRDTDSIDQVMNEIKLLSSVSHPNLVRLLGCCIEEGEPILVYEFMPNGTLCEHLQQERGTGLPWTVRLTVATETAKAIAYLHSVINPPIYHRDIKSSNILLDYNYRSKVADFGLSRLGMVESSHISTAPQGTPGYLDPQYHQYFHLSDKSDVYSFGVVLVEIITALKAVDFSRPHSEVNLAALAIDRIGRGCVDEIIDPYLDPNRDAWTLTSILSVAELAFRCLAFHRDMRPTMLEVAEELEQIRLSAWIPTMYMASPTASSCSSQNGSQKSLSVSISRKAGLARGKLLLPQRTDSLTSLEETKDSSPVSEQDTWLSEQSSPSTNSLLGNVVR, encoded by the exons ATGATTCTTCAACAAGAAAGTTTAGTTCttttcatcaccatcatcacaaTTTTTATTGCCGCCACAAGTTCTCCAACTCAGAAGTCCAACAGCAGCGCTTGTGAATCTTCTTGTGGAACTGGGAAATCAGTTAAAGTTGTCCCATACCCTTTTGGTTTCTCAGGAGGATGTCCCATCATTTTACAGTGCGACCACACAGCCGGTGACGTCAAAATTGGTGAATTTCATGTCCAGAACATAACCCCAAATGTCATCGTGACCAATATTCTAGCAGACTGTAATCGTTCTATTGCAAGAATCAAGCCTCTTTTTGGCAAGAACTTTGCTCCTTCTTTGAATAACAGTTTGTTACTTCAAAACTGTAACAAGACTTTAAATAGTTGTGTTATTCCAACAAGTTCGTTACGAAGAGACTTGAAGTTAGCAAATTGTGGTGATCAAAATTACGACTTGAATTGTTACTCTCAAAGGCGCAGAGGTTTTGATACTCTTCGTTATGAGAATATGACTTCAACCACCTGCAAGTCTGTTTTCTCTTCGCTTTTTATTTGGTGGGAGGGTTCGGCTGTTTCTTTCCAGTTTGAAAGATTTGAATTGGAATGGTGGCTTGAAGGTGATTACAATACTCTCTGCTCAAATAATGCGAATCATACTAAAGTTAAGCTTTCGAATGGGGGAGTTGGATTAAGGTGTCATTGCGCTGATGGGTTCGCCGGAGATGGGTTTGCAGCCGGGAAAGGTTGCCGGAAAG GCTTTCCAGTTTCCAAGTGCAGTGCTTCAAAGTACATGTCTGGCGAATGTGGAGGAACTACTAGAGTAGGTGTTCTTGTTGGAG GGTTTATTGCTGGAGCTTTGTTAATGGCTGGTTTGGCTTTTCTCTGTTTCTATATCCGGCGTAAGTCCACTTCTTTGCGAAATCGGTTAAGTGCAAAGCGCCTTCTATGTGAAGCTGCAGGCAACTCTAGTGTCCcgttttttcaatataaagaTATTGAAAAGGCCACTAATGGCTTCTCTGAGAAACAAAGGCTAGGAATTGGAGCCTATGGTACAGTTTATGCTGGAAAACTCAACAGTGATGATTTGGTTGCCATAAAAAAGCTCAGACATAGAGATACTGACAGCATCGATCAAGTCATGAATGAAATAAAGCTCCTTTCATCAGTGAGCCATCCGAATCTGGTTCGTCTTTTAGGTTGTTGCATAGAGGAGGGCGAACCAATCCTAGTCTATGAATTTATGCCCAATGGAACTTTGTGTGAGCATCTACAACAAGAGAGGGGCACCGGGCTCCCATGGACAGTTAGACTCACCGTTGCTACCGAAACTGCGAAGGCCATTGCCTATCTCCATTCAGTCATTAATCCACCAATTTACCACCGAGACATAAAATCTAGCAACATACTCCTGGATTACAACTATAGATCAAAGGTAGCTGATTTCGGTCTTTCCAGACTCGGCATGGTCGAATCATCTCACATATCAACAGCCCCGCAAGGAACTCCAGGCTATCTTGATCCTCAATACCATCAATATTTCCATCTTTCTGATAAAAGTGATGTCTACAGTTTCGGAGTAGTTCTTGTAGAGATCATAACTGCACTGAAAGCAGTTGATTTCTCTCGCCCCCACAGTGAGGTTAATTTGGCTGCACTCGCCATTGATAGGATTGGAAGAGGTTGTGTGGATGAGATAATAGATCCATATCTTGACCCAAATAGAGATGCCTGGACCTTAACATCTATTCTTAGCGTGGCTGAGCTTGCATTTAGATGCCTTGCTTTTCACAGGGATATGAGGCCTACCATGTTGGAAGTGGCAGAAGAACTAGAACAGATCAGGCTCAGTGCATGGATTCCAACCATGTACATGGCATCGCCGACAGCTTCGTCTTGCTCCTCGCAAAATGGAAGTCAGAAATCACTGAGCGTCTCTATCAGTAGAAAGGCAGGGTTAGCCAGAGGGAAACTACTTCTTCCGCAGAGAACAGACAGCTTGACTTCATTGGAAGAGACGAAGGATAGCTCCCCCGTTTCTGAGCAGGATACTTGGTTGAGTGAACAGAGCTCACCTTCAACAAACAGCTTGTTGGGTAATGTAGTTCGTTGA
- the LOC118063220 gene encoding wall-associated receptor kinase-like 14 isoform X2: MILQQESLVLFITIITIFIAATSSPTQKSNSSACESSCGTGKSVKVVPYPFGFSGGCPIILQCDHTAGDVKIGEFHVQNITPNVIVTNILADCNRSIARIKPLFGKNFAPSLNNSLLLQNCNKTLNSCVIPTSSLRRDLKLANCGDQNYDLNCYSQRRRGFDTLRYENMTSTTCKSVFSSLFIWWEGSAVSFQFERFELEWWLEGDYNTLCSNNANHTKVKLSNGGVGLRCHCADGFAGDGFAAGKGCRKVSKCSASKYMSGECGGTTRVGVLVGGFIAGALLMAGLAFLCFYIRRKSTSLRNRLSAKRLLCEAAGNSSVPFFQYKDIEKATNGFSEKQRLGIGAYGTVYAGKLNSDDLVAIKKLRHRDTDSIDQVMNEIKLLSSVSHPNLVRLLGCCIEEGEPILVYEFMPNGTLCEHLQQERGTGLPWTVRLTVATETAKAIAYLHSVINPPIYHRDIKSSNILLDYNYRSKVADFGLSRLGMVESSHISTAPQGTPGYLDPQYHQYFHLSDKSDVYSFGVVLVEIITALKAVDFSRPHSEVNLAALAIDRIGRGCVDEIIDPYLDPNRDAWTLTSILSVAELAFRCLAFHRDMRPTMLEVAEELEQIRLSAWIPTMYMASPTASSCSSQNGSQKSLSVSISRKAGLARGKLLLPQRTDSLTSLEETKDSSPVSEQDTWLSEQSSPSTNSLLGNVVR, translated from the exons ATGATTCTTCAACAAGAAAGTTTAGTTCttttcatcaccatcatcacaaTTTTTATTGCCGCCACAAGTTCTCCAACTCAGAAGTCCAACAGCAGCGCTTGTGAATCTTCTTGTGGAACTGGGAAATCAGTTAAAGTTGTCCCATACCCTTTTGGTTTCTCAGGAGGATGTCCCATCATTTTACAGTGCGACCACACAGCCGGTGACGTCAAAATTGGTGAATTTCATGTCCAGAACATAACCCCAAATGTCATCGTGACCAATATTCTAGCAGACTGTAATCGTTCTATTGCAAGAATCAAGCCTCTTTTTGGCAAGAACTTTGCTCCTTCTTTGAATAACAGTTTGTTACTTCAAAACTGTAACAAGACTTTAAATAGTTGTGTTATTCCAACAAGTTCGTTACGAAGAGACTTGAAGTTAGCAAATTGTGGTGATCAAAATTACGACTTGAATTGTTACTCTCAAAGGCGCAGAGGTTTTGATACTCTTCGTTATGAGAATATGACTTCAACCACCTGCAAGTCTGTTTTCTCTTCGCTTTTTATTTGGTGGGAGGGTTCGGCTGTTTCTTTCCAGTTTGAAAGATTTGAATTGGAATGGTGGCTTGAAGGTGATTACAATACTCTCTGCTCAAATAATGCGAATCATACTAAAGTTAAGCTTTCGAATGGGGGAGTTGGATTAAGGTGTCATTGCGCTGATGGGTTCGCCGGAGATGGGTTTGCAGCCGGGAAAGGTTGCCGGAAAG TTTCCAAGTGCAGTGCTTCAAAGTACATGTCTGGCGAATGTGGAGGAACTACTAGAGTAGGTGTTCTTGTTGGAG GGTTTATTGCTGGAGCTTTGTTAATGGCTGGTTTGGCTTTTCTCTGTTTCTATATCCGGCGTAAGTCCACTTCTTTGCGAAATCGGTTAAGTGCAAAGCGCCTTCTATGTGAAGCTGCAGGCAACTCTAGTGTCCcgttttttcaatataaagaTATTGAAAAGGCCACTAATGGCTTCTCTGAGAAACAAAGGCTAGGAATTGGAGCCTATGGTACAGTTTATGCTGGAAAACTCAACAGTGATGATTTGGTTGCCATAAAAAAGCTCAGACATAGAGATACTGACAGCATCGATCAAGTCATGAATGAAATAAAGCTCCTTTCATCAGTGAGCCATCCGAATCTGGTTCGTCTTTTAGGTTGTTGCATAGAGGAGGGCGAACCAATCCTAGTCTATGAATTTATGCCCAATGGAACTTTGTGTGAGCATCTACAACAAGAGAGGGGCACCGGGCTCCCATGGACAGTTAGACTCACCGTTGCTACCGAAACTGCGAAGGCCATTGCCTATCTCCATTCAGTCATTAATCCACCAATTTACCACCGAGACATAAAATCTAGCAACATACTCCTGGATTACAACTATAGATCAAAGGTAGCTGATTTCGGTCTTTCCAGACTCGGCATGGTCGAATCATCTCACATATCAACAGCCCCGCAAGGAACTCCAGGCTATCTTGATCCTCAATACCATCAATATTTCCATCTTTCTGATAAAAGTGATGTCTACAGTTTCGGAGTAGTTCTTGTAGAGATCATAACTGCACTGAAAGCAGTTGATTTCTCTCGCCCCCACAGTGAGGTTAATTTGGCTGCACTCGCCATTGATAGGATTGGAAGAGGTTGTGTGGATGAGATAATAGATCCATATCTTGACCCAAATAGAGATGCCTGGACCTTAACATCTATTCTTAGCGTGGCTGAGCTTGCATTTAGATGCCTTGCTTTTCACAGGGATATGAGGCCTACCATGTTGGAAGTGGCAGAAGAACTAGAACAGATCAGGCTCAGTGCATGGATTCCAACCATGTACATGGCATCGCCGACAGCTTCGTCTTGCTCCTCGCAAAATGGAAGTCAGAAATCACTGAGCGTCTCTATCAGTAGAAAGGCAGGGTTAGCCAGAGGGAAACTACTTCTTCCGCAGAGAACAGACAGCTTGACTTCATTGGAAGAGACGAAGGATAGCTCCCCCGTTTCTGAGCAGGATACTTGGTTGAGTGAACAGAGCTCACCTTCAACAAACAGCTTGTTGGGTAATGTAGTTCGTTGA
- the LOC118063219 gene encoding uncharacterized protein — translation MSGREDSESDAPEEFTAEQGIQQDEEIRRVQKESKARVVREAKEKRRRLAQRKTVQPPKVNESVRDVVEAKTEIETETEKESLGSGGMLPSDIVQLLAAREKKVFLSDSEDENAEEKRLPKKKKCRSLGKETVILKEMAPPQCIQNSLEFLKKKKMQLSRSSSVLDNPNQALRLISASGLFSKK, via the exons ATGTCGGGCAGAGAAGATTCGGAATCGGACGCGCCTGAGGAATTTACTGCAGAGCAG GGGATACAACAAGATGAAGAGATAAGAAGAGTTCAGAAAGAAAGTAAGGCAAG AGTTGTTCGTGAGGCTAAAGAAAAGCGCAGACGATTGGCACAGAGGAAAACAGTACAACCACCTAAAGTGAATGAAAGTGTACGAGATGTGGTAGAAGCCAAAACTGAAATTGAAACAGAAACAGAGAAAGAGTCTCTGGGCTCTGGAGGGATGCTTCCAAGTGATATTGTTCAACTGCTTGCAGCTCGGGAGAA AAAAGTCTTTTTGTCCGATTCTGAGGATGAGAATGCTGAAGAGAAGCGgcttccaaaaaagaaaaagtgcaGAAGCTTGGG GAAGGAAACTGTTATTTTGAAGGAGATGGCACCTCCTCAATGCATACAAAACTCACTGGAgttcttgaagaaaaagaaaatgcagcTTTCAAGATCATCTTCGGTTTTGGACAACCCCAACCAAGCACTTCGCCTCATATCTGCTTCTGGCTTGTTCAGTAAGAAATGA
- the LOC118063218 gene encoding large ribosomal subunit protein uL1y has protein sequence MSKLSGDTIREAVTTIKTGVNEKPRKFVQTIELQIGLKNYDPQKDKRFSGSVKLPHIPRPKMKVCMLGDAQHVEEATSIGLQWMDVEALKKLNKNKKLVKKLSKQYHAFLASESVIKQIPRLLGPGLNKAGKFPTLVTHQESLESKVNEIKATVKFQLKKVLCMGVAVGNCDMEDKQIFQNVQMSVNFLVSLLKKNWQNVKSLHLKSTMGTPVRLY, from the exons ATGAG TAAGCTTTCAGGGGATACAATTCGTGAAGCGGTTACTACTATCAAAACTGGTGTGAATGAGAAGCCTCGCAAGTTTGTTCAGACCATTGAGCTACAGATTGGATTGAAAAATTATGACCCCCAGAAGGACAAGAGGTTCAGTGGCTCTGTTAAGTTGCCTCACATACCCCGTCCCAAAATGAAGGTCTGCATGCTTGGAGATGCTCAACATGTGGAGGAG GCAACATCTATAGGCTTGCAATGGATGGACGTTGAAGCATTGAAGAAGCTAAACAAGAATAAGAAATTGGTCAAGAAGCTTTCCAAGCAGTACCATGCCTTTTTGGCATCAGAGTCTGTCATCAAGCAGATTCCTCGTCTTTTAGGCCCTGGTCTCAACAAGGCAG GAAAGTTTCCCACCCTCGTGACTCACCAAGAGTCATTGGAGTCTAAAGTTAATGAGATCAAGGCAACAGTGAAGTTCCAATTGAAGAAAGTCCTTTGCATGGGGGTTGCTGTTGGTAACTGCGACATGGAGGATAAGCAGATTTTCCAGAATGTTCAAATGTCCGTGAACTTCCTTGTTTCTTTGTTGAAGAAAAATTGGCAAAAT GTCAAGTCCCTGCACCTAAAGAGTACCATGGGCACGCCAGTCCGCCTCTACTAA